A window of Sander vitreus isolate 19-12246 chromosome 18, sanVit1, whole genome shotgun sequence contains these coding sequences:
- the bmf2 gene encoding BCL2 modifying factor 2, which translates to MDDEEEDMSRPISQLWGTPFRDVKYEDRATHIAAGQALAAVTAAVPTLQSHNNNSIGINTLPCSLHWQPRIPFHGNAGLRSHFPAQFEPMEDRGERQIEEEEEEGRGEEDDRMAERPEEQAGVSVEAQIGRKLREIGDKFHQDHVELFVRHQRQNLPAWMRLTMALFGFLFPREALFPRLRGDQR; encoded by the exons ATGGACGATGAGGAGGAGGATATGTCACGGCCCATCTCGCAGCTCTGGGGAACGCCCTTTAGGGACGTCAAATACGAAGACCGCGCCACACATATTGCAGCTGGACAGGCCCTCGCTGCCGTCACTGCAGCCGTGCCCACGTTGCAGagccacaacaacaacagcatcgGCATTAACACGCTGCCCTGCAGCTTGCACTGGCAGCCTCGCATACCCTTTCACG GCAACGCTGGATTACGCTCACATTTCCCCGCTCAGTTTGAGCCCATGGAGGACCGGGGAGAGAGGCAGattgaagaggaggaggaagagggcaGAGGGGAGGAAGATGACAGGATGGCAGAGAGGCCCGAGGAGCAGGCAGGGGTGAGCGTCGAGGCGCAAATTGGTCGTAAACTTCGGGAGATCGGAGACAAGTTCCACCAGGATCACGTTGAACTG TTTGTAAGACATCAGAGACAAAACCTGCCTGCCTGGATGCGCCTTACGATGGCCCTGTTTGGCTTTCTGTTTCCAAGAGAGGCTCTCTTCCCCCGCCTGAGAGGAGATCAGAGATGA